The following nucleotide sequence is from bacterium.
AAAGACCGATTAGGTAAGCTGGAATTAGCTCAAGGGGGAACTATACTTTTTGATGAAATTGGAGAGATGAGTATCCCTTTGCAGGCTAAATTATTGCGTGTTGTGGAAGATAAAATATTTTATCGAGTAGGTGGAACTAAACCTATTAATGTTGATATTAGAATAATTTCAGCCACGAATAAATCACTATTAACTCAGGTTAAAAATGGACAGTTTAGAGATGACCTTTATTATCGGTTATCCGTGTTTCAGATAAATTTACCACCTTTACGAGAGCGTAAAGAAGATATTCCTGAATTAGTTAAGCACTTTATAAAAATGGCTAATGAGGAAACTAATAAAGATGTTAGGGATATTGATAGTCTGGCATTAACTAAATTAATGGAATATGATTGGCCAGGAAATATCCGTCAACTTAGCAATTGTATTCTCAAGGCAGTTATTATTGCCAGTCGTTCTCATATTACCATTGATGATATTCACTTACCAATATTCATACCTACTAATGGAAAATTGAAGCTACAACAGGTGGATGAGGCGGCTTATGATAAAAAAGGTCAAGATTCATCTTCGTTAGTTGATTTAGAAATAACGGCAATTAAACGGATGCTTGAGGAAAAGAATGGAAATAAAAAAGAAACCGCTAAAGCATTAGGAATAGG
It contains:
- a CDS encoding sigma-54 dependent transcriptional regulator — translated: MSNFNGIVGKSAKMQQVYHLIDISANTNVPVHIYGETGTGKELVARAIHNRSKRRNYIPINCAAIPHDLAESELFGHEKGAFTSAIKDRLGKLELAQGGTILFDEIGEMSIPLQAKLLRVVEDKIFYRVGGTKPINVDIRIISATNKSLLTQVKNGQFRDDLYYRLSVFQINLPPLRERKEDIPELVKHFIKMANEETNKDVRDIDSLALTKLMEYDWPGNIRQLSNCILKAVIIASRSHITIDDIHLPIFIPTNGKLKLQQVDEAAYDKKGQDSSSLVDLEITAIKRMLEEKNGNKKETAKALGIGRSSLYWKIRRYNLA